The genome window GCGGATTTCACAGAAAAAACTGCGCCCATCTGCGAAACCTGTGGTTGCTTTTTTGGAGGCTCCTATGCTTATCACCAACACCACCCTTGTGACCTGGGACGACCAACGCTGCATCCTCCCCGACCATGCGTTGCTCGTTCGCGATGGTGTGATTGCCGAAATCGGCCCTACCGACGTTCTGGAAGCCCGTTACCCCGCGGAAGAACGGCTCGATGCCCGCGGCCAGTGGGCTTTCCCCGGCCAGATTGTAGCGCACACCCATTTTTATGGCGCCTTTGCCCGGGGCATGGCCATCCCCGGCCCTGCGCCTAAGGTGTTCCCCGAAATTTTGCAGCGCCTCTGGTGGCCTTTGGACCAGGCGCTGGACGAGGAAGCCGTGCGGCTTTCTGCCGAGGTGATGCTGGTGGACGCCATCCGCAACGGCGCGACCACCCTTTTTGACCACCACGCCTCGCCCAATGCCCTTGCCGGCTCGCTGGATGTGATCGCCGAGGCCGTGCGCCGCGCCGGCGTGCGCGCCGTGCTGGCTTACGAGGTGACCGACCGCTACGGCAAAGCCAGCGCGCGTGAAAGCATTGCCGAAAACGTCCGCTTTGCTGAGGCCGTGAAGCAGGAAAGCGACTACAACACCCCCACACAGCGCTTGGCGGCCACTTTTGGCTTGCACGCCAGCCTCAGTTTGGACGACGACACCCTGGAGGCGGCCCGCGAAGCCTGCCCGCCCGATGTGGGCTTCCACATCCATGTGGCCGAACACGAATCCGACGAAGATGACAGCCTTGCCCGCACCGGCCTGCGGGTGGTCGACCGGCTGGCAAAGCACGGTATCTTAGGCGAGCGCACCATTGTGGCGCACGCCGTGCATGTGGATGCCCGCGAAATGGCGCTGCTGGCCGAAAGCGGTACCTGGGTGACGCATCAGCCGCGTTCCAACATGAACAACGCGGTAGGCACGGCGCGGGTGGAAGAAATGCTGCGCATGGGCATCCGCGTGGGGCTGGGCACCGACGGCTTCCCCAGCGCGATGTGGGAAGAAGCCCGCTTTGCCTATTTCGTGCATAAACTGGCACACCGCGACCCCCGCCGGATGGATGGCAACACGGTGATGCGCCTGCTGGTGGAAAACAACCGCGCCCTCGCCAACCTCTACTTCCCCGTGGCGCGGCTGGGCGTACTGGAACCCGGCGCGGCGGCGGATATCATCCTGGCCGATTTCCACCCCCACACGCCCGTAACCCCCGACAATTTGCCCTGGCACCTGATTTTTGGCGCTTACGAGCGCATGATTACCACGACCATCGTGGCGGGGGAGGTGCTGATGCGTGAGCGGGAACTGCTCACCCTTGACGAAGCCCGCATCGCTGCCGAAGCCCGCGCCAAAGCGCCGCAGGTGTGGGAAGCCTATCAGCGCGTGCTGGGCGCAGCGTAGCAGGCGCTTGTGAGTTGGGCCGAGCGTTGGCAAAAACTTGGCAAAAACTGTGCCGCGGGGGTATAATTCTTGTGCGTCCGCGGTTTGCTGAGGCTGAGGTCTTTCTCAGGAGTGCTTTCCATGGCGATGTGGCATAGTGTTTGACCCCTTTCAGGTTGTCAACCCGACTCGGCCGCGTGTGGACGCAGCCGAGTTTTTTATGCCCTCCCATGGCAGGCAAAATTCACGACAGAAGGGAGGTGAGACCTTTGCCCGTCAGCGTAGTGTTACGCCCCAACGAGACATCCGAGCAACTTCTGCGCCGGTTCCGCAAGCAGGTTGCGAAGAGCGGCATTCTGAGCGCCGTGCGTCGGAAGCGCTGGTATGTCTCCAAGAGTGAATTGAATCGGATGCAGAAGAAAAAGGCAATTCGGCGAATGCGGCGGCGCTTGCGTAAGATTCAGGAGCGCCAAAAGGGCCGCTAAGCCCCACTTTTCGGAGGTGTTGTTCGATGGCAGAGGAAAAAATTGAAGTGGAAGGCACAGTGATTGAGGCCCTCCCCGGCACGCAGTTCAAAGTGCGGCTGGATAACGGCCATGAGATCCTGGCCTACCTTTCCGGCAAGATGCGGAAGTATTACATTCGCATTCTGCTGGGCGACCGGGTGCGGGTGGAAATGTCCCCTTACGACCTGAGCCGTGGACGCATTACCTACCGCTACAAGCGTTCCCGCCCGCAGCAGAACGCCGCGTAACACCTCCGAAGTGTGTGCGTGGGGGTGCCTGCCGCTTTTTTGCGTGCAGCCCCCGTGCCTTGATATGTGAAACAGCCCCGGCGGTTCGCCCCAGGGCTGTTTTGCTTCCTTTGACCTTGCGAGGAAACCCGTATGGAAGACCTTGCCCGCCTGGCCCAACGCTGGCTGCATTGGCGTCTGACACCTGCTCAGCAGGCTGCTTTTGACCGCTACCTGCAGGAACTGCTGGCATGGAACCGGCGTTTCAACCTGACGGCCATTCGGGAACCCGAGCAGATTGTCGTCAAGCACTTTTTGGATTCTCTCAGTGTGCTCACCGTGACAGGCTGCCTCGATGGCAAGCGTGTCGTCGATGTGGGCACTGGTGCGGGCTTCCCTGGGCTGGCGCTGAAAATTGCCTGCCCCGACATGCGCCTGACCCTGGTGGAATCGGTGGGTAAGAAGGCCGAGTTTTGCCGTCATGTGGTGGATGCGCTGGGGCTGGAGGGGGTGGAGGTCATCACCGGGCGGGCTGAAGAGGTGGGGCGGCAGCCGAGTCACCGGGAATCTTACGATTGGGCAGTGGCGCGGGCCGTGGCCCGGTTGCCAATTTTGGCCGAATATTTACTGCCGCTGGTGCGGCTGGAAGGCGCCATGCTCGCGCAAAAAGGGGAAACCGGCCCGGCGGAAGTTCAGGCAGCCCGCCACGCCTTTGCCGTGTTGGGCGGCGATCTGGAACGGGTGCAGCCGCTAACGCTGCCGGGCATCACCGAAACGCGCTATTTGATTGTCGTGCGCAAGCGCGCTGCCACCCCGGCGGGCTACCCGCGGCGGGTGGGGGTGCCGGCCAAACGGCCGTTGTGAAGCGATGGCCTGCGCCGCCGCTGGACAAACTGCCCGCCCTTCGTTATAATCTGCCCACATTCAAGAAAGCGAAGCCCAGCGCGGGGCCAAGTAGCCGTGGGCGCTGTGCAGCGAGCCGCCGGATGGTGCGAGGCGGTCGGCGCAGCGGCGAAATCCACCCCGCCGGTGGCAACACCGGGGCATCCCCGGAGGGGCGGCGGTGGCCGCCGTAAGGGGTATCGGGTTGCGCCCGTTACAGCGCCCAGAGGCAGCCGCAGCGCGGCTGTGAATGCAGGTGGCACCACGAGCGCCCCCCTCGTCCTGCGCGCGGGGGGCGCTTTGCCATTCGCCAGGAGGTGTGAAATGCTGGACATTCGTCTGTTCCGCGAAGACCCCGAAGTGGTGCGCGAGGCGCTGCGCAAACGCCAGATGCGCCCGGCTATTGTTGACGAAGTGCTCGCCCTCGATGCCGAGCGCCGCGCCCTCATCCAGAAAAGCGAAGCCTTGAAGGCCGAGCGCAATCGGGTTTCCAAAGAAATCGGCCGCGCCAAAGACCCCGCCGCGCGCGAAGAGAAAATTGCCGCCATGCGGCAGGTGCGCGCTGAGATTGCTTCCCTCGACGAAGCCCTGCGAGAAAAAGAGGCGCAACTGCATCATTTGCTGGCGACTATTCCCAACATCCCCGACGCGCGGGTGCCGGAAGGCCGCGATGAGAGCGAGAACGTCGTGCTCCGGCAGGTGGGCGAGGTGCCGCAGATGGATTTCGAGCCCCGCCCTCACTGGGAACTTGGCCCGCAACTGGGCATCATGGATTTCGAGCGCGGCGTCAAACTGAGCGGAAGCCGCTTTTACATCCTCAAAGGGGCTGGCGCTCAACTGGAACGCGCCCTGATTGCCTGGATGCTTGACCTCCACCGCCGCCAGGGCTACACCGAAATCTACCCGCCGTTCATGGTCAAGGAAGCCGTGGTTTTTGCTTCGGGGCAGTTGCCCAAATTCCGTGACAACCTCTACCACGATGCCGAAGAGGATTTCTGGTGGGTGCCGACGGCCGAGGTGCCGCTGACCGGCATGCACATAGGCGAGATTTTCGAGGAAGACGACCTGCCGCGCTACTATACCGCCTACACGCCCTGCTTCCGGCGGGAAAAGATGAGCGCCGGCCGCGACGTGCGCGGTATCAAGCGCGGGCACCAGTTCGACAAGGTCGAGATGTATATCTACACCCGTCCGGAGGAATCGGATAAGGCGCTGGAAAAAATGCTTGCTGATGCCGAAGCCACCCTGGCCGAACTGGGGCTGACCTATCGGGTGGTGCAACTTTGCACCGGCGATCTGGGCTTTGCAGCCCGCATCACTTACGACCTGGAAGTTTGGGCGCCCGGCAGCGGCGAATGGCTGGAGGTTTCCTCGGTTTCCAACGTCGGCGATTTCCAGGCGCGCCGGGCCAACATTCGCTATCGTCCGCAGGGCAGCAAGAAGCCCCGCTTCCTGCACACCCTCAACGGTTCGGGGTTGGGCCTGCCGCGCACCATGATTGCGGTGCTGGAGAACTACCAGCAGGCCGATGGCAGCGTGGTGGTGCCGGAAGTGTTGCGGCCTTACATGGGGGGGCTGGAAGTCATCCGACCGGCGTAACCGGTGCGAGGAGACGCGATGAACTGGCTGGGCCTGACGCTTCGCATAGCCACGCTAATCGTCATGTTGGTGGGGCTGTTTGGGCTGGTGGTGCCGATTTTCCCTGGCATTGTGGTCATCTGGCTGGCGGCGTTGGGCTATGGCCTGGCTGCCGGTTTTGGCGGCGGCGGGGTGTGGGTGTTTGCAGCCCTGACCGTGCTGATGCTGGTGGGCGTGGTCATTGACAACATCTTGATGGCTCGCGGGGCGCATGTGGGTGGGGCGGCATGGTATAGCATTGCCCTGGCCCTGGCTGGGGGGCTGGCGGGCACCTATTTCTTCCCACCGTTGGGTGGGCTGGTTGCTGCCCCGCTGGTGTTGCTGGGGGTGGAATACTTGCGCCAGCGCGACCATCGCGCCGCCTGGGAAGCCACCCGCGGCTATCTTTGGGGCTGTGGCTGGGCTTTTGTGGTGCGCTTTGGCCTGGGCGTGGTGATGATTGCCCTGTGGGCTGCTTTTTGGGCATGGTAGCCGCTCGCGAGGGGGCTGCGCGGGCGCTCTTGTTGCATGGGTCTCTGCATCGTTATTGGAAGGAGGTTGCTTCGTGCTGTTCGTTGTGATTGCATTAGGGCTGACTTATGGCTTTTTGAACGGTTTTCACGATAGTCCGAACATCGCGGCACCGTTGATTTCCACGCGGGCCTTGCGCCCTCGCACCACTTTGCTTTGGGTGGCTGTGGGTGAGTTCCTGGGGCCGTTGGTTTTTGGTTCGGCGGTGGCGAAAGCCATCGGCGCCGATATGTTCTATGGGGAGGCCATTACCCTGACCATTCTGGCGGCTGCTTTGATCGGCGCTAACGTTTGGAATCTCATCACCTGGTGGTTTGGGATTCCCTCTTCCTCTTCCCACGCGCTGGTGGGAGGGCTGTTGGGGGCGGCGGTGATCGCCCGCGGTGTGGGCGTGATTCGCTGGCCGGGGTTGACGCGCGTGTTGATTGCGCTTTTTAGTTCGCCTTTTTTGGGCTTTTTCGCGGGCTATATCGTCACCAAGTTCAACTTCGTCACCTTCCGGAATGCCTCGCCGCGCATGGGTGAAGTCTTCCGGCGTGGCCAGTTGTTGACGGCCATTGGGCTGGCGATGAGCCACGGCGCCAACGATTCGCAGAAAACCATGGGGGTGCTCACGCTGGCATTGGTGGTGAGCGGCCAGATTCCGCATTTTGCGGTGCCGTTTTGGGTAGTGTTGTTGTCGGCCATTGTGATGGGGGTGGGTGCGAGTTTGGGGGGCTGGCGGCTTATTTTGACGCTGGGGGGGCGCGTGTTCCGCATTCGGCCGATTCACGGTTTCAGTTCCCAGGTTGCCAGCGCCGTGGTCATTGGTGGGGCTTCCTTGTTGGGCGGCCCTGTGAGCACCACCCACGTGATGACCTCGGCGCTCATGGGCTCAGGGGCAGCCGAGCGCATCAACAAGGTGCGCTGGCAAATTGCCGGTGATATGGTTTATGCCTGGATTCTCACCATTCCGATTAGTGGCCTGGTGGCGGCCGGGTTTTATTTGTTGCTGCACGCCATAGGATTGTAAGATGCCAACCTATCTCATCCATTACAGTAGTGAAATTGGCCTCAAAGGGCACAACCGCCGCGATTTCATCAATCAGTTGCGCCGCAACATTCGTCGGCAGCACCCGGCGGTGACTTCGGTAGAACACCTGATGGGGCGGCTGGTGGCTGAAAGCCCCCAGGCGGAAGATTTCGGCGATGTGTTTGGCGTGGCATGGTGGGCGGAAGTCACCGTCGTGGCTGCTGAAGTGGAAGCCATGACCGCCGCGGCGGTGGCCGAAGCCCGGCGGCAGGCCGCCCCGGGGAAGACGTTTGCCATCCGCGCCCGCCGTGCCGAAAAGCGTTTCCCGCTGAACTCGCAGGAGATCGGCCGCGTGGTGGGCGCTGCGGTGGCCGAGGCCACGGGCATGGGGGTGAACCTGGATGCCCCTGATGTGGAGGTGTTTGTGGAAGTCGCGCCGGGGGCGGTTTTCGTTTTTGCCGGGCGGCACCCTGGCCCCAGTGGGTTCCCGGTGGGCGTGAGCGGCAAACTTGTGGGGCTGTATTCGGGCGGCATCGATTCGGTGCTCGCGGCCTACCTGATGGCGCGGCGCGGTGCCCGGTTGTCGTTGGTGCACTTCCATGTTTTCGAAGAGGCCGAGGAAGCCCATGTGCAGAAGGTGGGGCAACTGGCCGCGCGGTTGGGAGGCTACATTCCCGGCCTGAAGGTGCATTATTTGCCCTACCGCCCCTATCACTGGCGGGCTGCCGATTTGCCGCAAAAGTATCAGCCTTATCGGGTGGTGACGTTCCGCCGGTTCATGGCCCGCGCGGCGGCGGCCATTGCCCGGCGGGAAGGCGGCCAGGCGGTTTTCAGCGGCGATAGCCTGGGGCAGGTGGCTTCCCAAACGCTGGAAAACATGCTGGCCGTCAACGCTGCACTGGAAGGCTTCCCGATTTTTCGCCCGCTGCTGGCGTGGAGCAAGCAAGAGATTATCGACCTGGGCGAGCGGCTGGATTTTTACGACCTGGCCAAGCAGCCTTACCGCGATGGCTGCGCTTTGCTGGCGCGCAAGCCCGCGACGCGCGCCAATTTGCAGCGCGTGGCCGAGATGGAAGCCTTGCTGGATATCCCCTCGTTGCTGGAAGAGACCCTGGCGCAGGACGAGGTGCGTGTCTATGGCGCATGAGGCGAGGTGGCTGGCATGAAACGATGGCATTTCTTGCTGGGGTTGGCCGTCAGCGCGGGGTTCCTTTACCTTGCCCTGAAGGGGATGCGGCTGGCCGAGTTTTGGTCGGCGTTGCGCCACGCCAATTACTGGTGGCTGCTGCCGGGCATTGCGGTGTACTTTTTGGCCGTGGTGGTGCGGGCGTGGCGCTGGCATTACCTGGTGCGTCCCATCAAGTCGGTGCCGGTACGGACGATGTTCCGCCTGGTGGCCATCGGCTATATGGGCAACAACATCTACCCCGCACGTGCGGGCGAGGTGCTGCGGGCGGTGCTGCTCAAGCGGCACGAGGGGGTGCCGGTTTCGGCTTCGCTGAGCACCATTTTGGTCGAGCGCGTGTACGATGGCGTGGTGATGCTGGCGTTTGTCTTTCTCAACCTGCCGGAACTTACCCGCCTGACGGCTGATTCCGGCTTTGTAGGCAGTATTCAGAACCTTGCCATTGGCGGGGCGGTGGCCTTTTTGGGGGCGCTGCTGGCTTTTTTGCTGGCGGCGATGTTCCCGCAGCGGGCCGAGGCGGTGCTGGTGTGGGGTGTGCGCTGGGTGCCTGAGCGCTTTCGCGAGCGTGTGTTGAGCGTGGGGCGCAAATTCCTTTCCGGTCTCGAGGCGCTGCGCTCGCCCCAGGAAGCCCTGATGGTGTTCCTTACCTCGCTGGTCATCTGGCTGCTGGAAACCGGCAAATACTGGCTGGTGATGCACGCTTTCCCTTTCCATGTCAGTTTCTTTGCGCTTATGCTGATGAACGGTGTGGTCAACCTGGCGACCACCCTGCCTTCGGCCCCCGGTTATGTGGGCACTTTCGATACCCCCGGCATTGCCGTGCTGATGGCCTATGGGGTGGAAAAAGGCCTCGCGGCGGGGTATACTTTGGTGCTGCACGGCGCGTTGTGGCTACCGATTACCCTGCTGGGCGCTTATTACCTCGCCCAGGAAGGCATCAAGCCTGCACAGGTCGAGGCCCTGCGGGAAGACGAAGCAACGAACTAACGAAGCAACGAACCATACCTCCTCCGCTGGAGTTTTCCCTTGTTTGAACTCACTTTTTTAGGCACATCGGCTTCGGCGCCCTCGGTGCATCGCGGGCTTTCGGCGCACATCATTCAACACAACGAGCACCGCTTTTTGCTCGATTGCGGCGAGGGCACCCAGCGGCAGATTCTGCGCGCCGGGGTGGGCTTCAAGCGCCTCAACCGCATTTTGATCACCCACGGCCACCTGGACCATATCCTGGGGCTGGGGGGGCTGCTCTCCACTTTCATGCGCTGGGAGGCCATCGAGCGGCTGGAGATCTACGCCGGGGCGTGGGCGCTGGAACGCATCCGCATCTTGTTGTATGACGTGGTCTTGGGGGGGCATCGCCCACCCATGGAACTGGCGCTCATTCCTGTGACGCCGGGCGTGATTTTTGAGGCCGACGATTTCACGATAACGGCCTTCCCGGTGTGGCACCGTGGGCCAGATTGCTACGGCTATCGCTTTGAAGAGAAGAGCCGCCGCCCCTTTTTGCCCGAAAAGGCCGAGGCGCTGGGGGTGCCGCCGGGGCCGTGGCGCCGCGACCTGGTGGAAGGCCGCCCCGCGCGGCTGCCCGATGGACGCGTGATTCAGCCCGATGCCGTGCTTGGCCCCCCGCGCCGCGGGGTGCGTTACGTTCACATTGGCGATGTGGGGCGCACCGACGAACTGGTGGAAACCTGCCGGGGCGCGGATGCGCTGGTCATTGAAGCGACTTACCTGGAAGAGGAAGCCGACATGGCGCGACGGTTTGCCCACCTCACGGCGCGGCAGGCGGCGGAACTGGCAGCCCGCGCTGAGGTGGGGCAACTGATTCTCACTCATCTTTCCCGCCGCTATCGCGAACAAGACGTCCTGCGGGAAGCGCGCCAGGTCTTCCCCAACACCTTCGTGGCGCGTGATTTCGACCACTTTCAGATCCGCCGTGGCGAAGTGTTGCTGGAACGCCCGCCACGGCGCTGACGCCTTCCCCGAAAAGTTTGGTAAAATTCACCCCATCGCCTGCGGGCGGTGAACGACGACCCTCGCTTTGGAGGTGTGCATGAACGTCACCATTGGCCTGGCTTTTGTGGCCGGGTTGGCTTCTTTCCTCTCGCCTTGTGTGCTGCCCCTGGTGCCTGCTTACATCAGTTACCTCAGCGGGCGTGCTTTGGCCGAAACCACCGCCGGCAAGCAGCGTGGCAAGGCTTTGATGCACGGGTTGGCTTTCGTGTTGGGGTTTAGCCTGGTCTTTATTTCGTTGGGGGTGGCAACCTCGGCGTTGGGCGGTCTGCTTTACAGCGTGCGCGAGTGGCTGGCAAGAATCGGCGGCGTAATTGTGGTCATTTTCGGCATTCACATGACCGGTATCGTGCGCATTCCGTTTCTGGAATACGACATCCGCCCCGACGCGGAGATCGACAGCAAAGGATTGCTTTCCTCGGCATTGATGGGGATTTTCTTCTCTGCTGGCTGGAGCCCGTGCGTTGGGCCGGTGCTGGGCGCGATTTTGACCATTGCGCTCAACGGCGGTTCCATTGCCCAGGGGGCCGTGCTGCTGACGGCTTACTCTGCCGGGCTGGCGGTGCCTTTCCTGCTGGCGGCCCTCAGCATCGACTGGGTGACGGTGATTTTGCAGAAATACAGCCGTCTCAGCCGCATTGTGGAAATTTTGATGGGCATCACGCTCATCATCGTGGGCGCGATGCTGACGCTTGGCGTGTTCTCTTACATCGCCCGGTTGGGTAATCTCTTCAACTTAGGATTGTAGTCATGGCTCGAAAAAAATACACGAAGTCCCGAAAACGTGCCAGCACCACCTCGCCGGAAACCGCCCTGCTGCGTGGGGCTTTGCTGATTGTGGGGTTGTTTCTGGCTGTGTGGGGCGGCAGCATGTTGCTCAAGGGGAACAGCAGCGGCTCGGAGCGGGCTTCTGCTCCTGTGGTAGGGGCCAACGCCCCCTCGTTCGCGGCGGAAACCCTGGACGGCAAAATCGTGCACCTGCAAGATTTTCGCGGTAAGCCCGTGGTGCTCAACTTCTGGGCGACCTGGTGCCCGCCGTGCCGTGCCGAGATGCCCATGCTGCAGCAATATTACGTCAAGCACCAGAACGATTATGTCATGCTGGCCGTCAACGATGCCGAACCAGCCAGCCAGGTAGCCGATTTCATCAAGCAAAAAGGCTTTACCTTCACGGTGTTGCTTGACCCTCAGCAAGCGTTGGTGCAGATGTACCGCATTCAGGGTTTCCCGACCACCTTTTTCATTGACAAAGACGGGGTGATCCGTTACATGCACGTCGGCATGTTGCAGGAAGGCGACCTGCGGGCCGGCTTGCAGAGCATTGGCGTGACGCCATGATCACCGTGGTACTTTACACTCGCCCGGAAGACGAGGGTGTTGAGGCGCTTCGCAGCCTGCTGGAAGATTTGCAAGGCGAAGTGCCTCATCGCGTGGTCACGGTCGATGTTTCCCAAAACGTCGGCCTGGCCGAAAAACTGGCCGGGCGCACCCCCATGCTACGCATTGGGCCTTATACCCTGGATGGCGACCTTAACCGCACCCGCATTTTGATCGCCCTGCGAGCGGCGGCCAAAGGCCAGGCCGAAGGACGGCAAATGGCCCCGCGTCGCGTCAACGCCACCGAGCGGTTTATCTACTGGTTTAGCAAGCATTGGCTGCTGGTGTTCAACCTGCTGGTTGGGTTGTATGTCGGTTTGCCGTTTCTCGCACCAACTTTGATGGAGGCGGGGTTGACCACCCCTGCCAAAGCCATTTACACCGTTTATGGTGCAACCTGTCACCAGTTGGCTTTCCGCTCGTGGTTTCTTTTTGGCGAACAGCCTGCCTACCCGCGTGCCGCGGCGCACGTGCCCGGTCTGGAGCCTTACGGCGAGGCTACTGGCCTGAACCCTAACGACCTTTGGCAGGCGCGGCGGTTTATCGGCAACCGCACGGTGGGATTCAAAGTTGCCATTTGTGAACGCGATATTGCCATCTACGGCGCGATCTTGCTCTTTGGCCTGCTCTATGGCCTCACCCGCCGCCGCATTCCGCCGCTGCCCTGGTATCTCTGGCTGTTGCTGGGGTGGCTTCCCATTGGGCTGGATGGCTTCAGTCAGTTGTTGAGCCAGATGCCGCATTCTTTCCTGCCCTATCGCGAGAGCACGCCCTTGCTGCGCACCATTACCGGCTTTTTGTTTGGCTTTACAACGGCTTGGTTTGGTTATCCCCTGGTCGAAGAGAGCATGCGGCAGAACGTTAAAGCGTTGGAAGCCCGCTTTCACATCTCGCGCGCCGTCTACGGTGAAGACCGCCGCAATGCCTGACTGGCCGACTCGCCGACTACCCGACTACCTGACTATCTGACTCTCCCCCATGCCTTTCACTGAACATCAAGGCTTGCGTTACTACACTTTTAGCAATCTGGCCCGCCACGGTGTGGTGCATGGCGTGTTTACCCGCCGCGGCGGGGCCAGCCCTGCGCCATGGACTTCCCTCAACATGGGTTCGACCGTGGGCGACGATTGGGGGCGGGTGCAATACAACATTTGGCGAGCGTTTGAGGCCCTGGAACTTTCGGTTGCCAGCCGTTTCGATGCCTGGCTGGTGCATGGCCGGGAAGCCGTGGTGGCGCAGGCCCCCCGGTCGGTGACGGCCCCCGAGCCGCCGCCGAAGGCCGACATCATCCTCACCAACCGCCCCGAAGTCACCTTAGTAATGCGCTACGGCGACTGTGTGCCTGTTTTGCTCTACGATCCGCGCCATCAGGCCATTGGGCTGGCGCACGCGGGGTGGCGGGGCACGGTGTTGGGGGCTGCGGCCGCGGCGGTGGGAGCCATGCAGGAAGCCTTCGGCAGCCGCCCTGCCGATTTGCTGGCGGCCATTGGCCCGGCCATCGGCCCTGACCATTACGAAGTGGGCGACGAGGTGGTGGCGCAGGTGCGGGAAGCCTTCGGCGAAGCAGCCGGCCGTCTGCTGCCCCGCTATGGCGACCGCTTTCACCTGGATTTATGGGAGGCCAACCGCCTGCAACTCTTGCGCGCCGGTGTGCCTGCCGAACAAATTGAGGTGGCGGCGCTGTGCACGGCTTGCCATCTGGATGATTGGTATTCTCACCGCGCCGAG of Chloroflexota bacterium contains these proteins:
- a CDS encoding cytochrome c biogenesis protein CcdA; the protein is MNVTIGLAFVAGLASFLSPCVLPLVPAYISYLSGRALAETTAGKQRGKALMHGLAFVLGFSLVFISLGVATSALGGLLYSVREWLARIGGVIVVIFGIHMTGIVRIPFLEYDIRPDAEIDSKGLLSSALMGIFFSAGWSPCVGPVLGAILTIALNGGSIAQGAVLLTAYSAGLAVPFLLAALSIDWVTVILQKYSRLSRIVEILMGITLIIVGAMLTLGVFSYIARLGNLFNLGL
- a CDS encoding TlpA family protein disulfide reductase, which codes for MARKKYTKSRKRASTTSPETALLRGALLIVGLFLAVWGGSMLLKGNSSGSERASAPVVGANAPSFAAETLDGKIVHLQDFRGKPVVLNFWATWCPPCRAEMPMLQQYYVKHQNDYVMLAVNDAEPASQVADFIKQKGFTFTVLLDPQQALVQMYRIQGFPTTFFIDKDGVIRYMHVGMLQEGDLRAGLQSIGVTP
- a CDS encoding DUF2085 domain-containing protein — translated: MITVVLYTRPEDEGVEALRSLLEDLQGEVPHRVVTVDVSQNVGLAEKLAGRTPMLRIGPYTLDGDLNRTRILIALRAAAKGQAEGRQMAPRRVNATERFIYWFSKHWLLVFNLLVGLYVGLPFLAPTLMEAGLTTPAKAIYTVYGATCHQLAFRSWFLFGEQPAYPRAAAHVPGLEPYGEATGLNPNDLWQARRFIGNRTVGFKVAICERDIAIYGAILLFGLLYGLTRRRIPPLPWYLWLLLGWLPIGLDGFSQLLSQMPHSFLPYRESTPLLRTITGFLFGFTTAWFGYPLVEESMRQNVKALEARFHISRAVYGEDRRNA
- the pgeF gene encoding peptidoglycan editing factor PgeF → MPFTEHQGLRYYTFSNLARHGVVHGVFTRRGGASPAPWTSLNMGSTVGDDWGRVQYNIWRAFEALELSVASRFDAWLVHGREAVVAQAPRSVTAPEPPPKADIILTNRPEVTLVMRYGDCVPVLLYDPRHQAIGLAHAGWRGTVLGAAAAAVGAMQEAFGSRPADLLAAIGPAIGPDHYEVGDEVVAQVREAFGEAAGRLLPRYGDRFHLDLWEANRLQLLRAGVPAEQIEVAALCTACHLDDWYSHRAEHGRTGRFGALLALPRTMEAS